A portion of the Longimicrobium sp. genome contains these proteins:
- a CDS encoding S9 family peptidase — protein sequence MKRTLRAAALVLAALPPLAAPARAQQPPVDTLFTVEKYLDLEQVTDPQVSPDGRTVVYTRRWVNRVEDRWDSSLWIMDADGSHNRFLTRGSNPVWSPDGTRIAYLAEGEPRGAQVWVRWMDAEGASSQVTRVDRAPANIGWSPDGKTLGFTMFVPKTTPWNISMPSAPEGARWTAAPRVVDRLHYRQDRQGFTEPGFVHLFVVPADGGTPRQLTRGDWNVGYRFDMLAGTVNWSWTPDGRTIVIEGLNDPQADLRYRDSHLYAVDVAGGTVRQLTRERGTWRQPAVSRDGRWIAFTGYAFTPQTYRAEDLYVMALDGGGMRKVSGSLDRDPLNLRWAPDDSGVYFSVEDRGARNVYFAPLSGSVRAVTTGAHYLTLGSVARNGTAFGIRSSPREADDVARIDLRRGGVAQLTRVNEDVLGRLKTGEVEEVWYTSSGGARVQGWIVKPPSFDAGRKYPLILEIHGGPHAMYNVGFNSMFQNFAAGGYVVLYTNPRGSTGYGTAFGNAIDRAYPSVDYDDLMAGVDAVLARGYVDPARMYVGGCSGGGVLTSWVIGHTDRFAAAAVRCPVINWLSFHGQTDIPLFVGNFFEKPFWEDPQPWLRQSPLMYVGNVKTPTLLMTGDLDLRTPMPQTEEYFAALKARGVPSALLRFAGEYHGTSSRPSNWMRTQLYMMSWFERYGARKEDGAAPARTTASQP from the coding sequence ATGAAGCGCACGCTACGAGCGGCGGCCCTCGTCCTGGCCGCGCTGCCCCCGCTGGCCGCCCCGGCCCGCGCGCAGCAGCCCCCGGTGGACACCCTCTTCACCGTGGAGAAGTACCTGGACCTGGAGCAGGTGACCGACCCGCAGGTCTCGCCCGACGGGCGCACCGTGGTCTACACCCGCCGCTGGGTGAACCGGGTGGAGGACCGCTGGGACTCGTCGCTGTGGATCATGGACGCCGACGGCTCGCACAACCGCTTCCTCACCCGGGGCTCCAACCCCGTCTGGTCGCCCGACGGCACCCGCATCGCCTACCTGGCCGAGGGCGAGCCGCGCGGCGCGCAGGTGTGGGTGCGCTGGATGGACGCCGAGGGGGCCTCCTCGCAGGTCACCCGCGTGGACCGCGCGCCGGCCAACATCGGGTGGTCGCCCGACGGGAAGACGCTCGGCTTCACCATGTTCGTGCCGAAGACCACGCCGTGGAACATCAGCATGCCCTCCGCTCCCGAGGGCGCCCGCTGGACGGCCGCGCCCCGGGTGGTGGACCGGCTGCACTACCGGCAGGACCGGCAGGGCTTCACCGAGCCCGGCTTCGTGCACCTCTTCGTGGTCCCCGCCGACGGGGGCACCCCGCGCCAGCTCACCCGCGGCGACTGGAACGTGGGGTACCGCTTCGACATGCTGGCCGGCACGGTGAACTGGAGCTGGACGCCGGACGGGCGCACCATCGTGATCGAGGGGCTGAACGACCCGCAGGCCGACCTGCGCTACCGCGACTCGCACCTGTACGCGGTGGACGTGGCCGGCGGCACGGTCCGCCAGCTCACCCGCGAGCGCGGCACCTGGCGCCAGCCCGCCGTCTCGCGCGACGGGCGCTGGATCGCCTTCACCGGCTACGCCTTCACCCCGCAGACCTACCGGGCCGAGGACCTGTACGTGATGGCGCTGGACGGCGGCGGGATGCGCAAGGTCTCCGGCTCGCTGGACCGAGACCCGCTCAACCTGCGCTGGGCCCCCGACGACTCCGGCGTCTACTTCTCGGTGGAGGACCGCGGCGCGCGCAACGTCTACTTCGCCCCGCTCTCCGGCTCTGTCCGGGCGGTCACCACGGGGGCGCACTACCTGACGCTCGGCTCGGTGGCCAGGAACGGCACCGCGTTCGGCATCCGCTCCAGCCCGCGCGAGGCCGACGACGTGGCGCGCATCGACCTGCGCCGCGGCGGCGTCGCGCAGCTCACGCGGGTGAACGAAGACGTGCTGGGGCGGCTGAAGACGGGAGAGGTGGAGGAGGTGTGGTACACGTCGAGCGGCGGCGCGCGGGTGCAGGGGTGGATCGTCAAGCCCCCCTCCTTCGACGCCGGCCGCAAGTACCCGCTGATCCTGGAGATCCACGGCGGCCCGCACGCGATGTACAACGTGGGCTTCAACTCGATGTTCCAGAACTTCGCGGCCGGCGGCTACGTGGTGCTCTACACCAACCCGCGCGGGAGCACGGGCTACGGCACCGCCTTCGGCAACGCCATCGACCGGGCGTACCCGAGCGTGGACTACGACGACCTGATGGCGGGGGTGGACGCCGTGCTCGCGCGCGGCTACGTGGACCCGGCGCGGATGTACGTGGGCGGGTGCAGCGGCGGCGGCGTGCTCACCAGCTGGGTGATCGGCCACACCGACCGCTTCGCCGCGGCCGCCGTGCGCTGCCCGGTGATCAACTGGCTCTCCTTCCACGGGCAGACCGACATCCCGCTCTTCGTGGGCAACTTCTTCGAGAAGCCGTTCTGGGAGGACCCGCAGCCGTGGCTCAGGCAGAGCCCGCTGATGTACGTGGGCAACGTGAAGACTCCCACCCTGCTGATGACGGGCGACCTGGACCTGCGCACCCCGATGCCGCAGACCGAGGAGTACTTCGCGGCGCTCAAGGCGCGCGGCGTCCCCTCGGCGCTCCTGCGCTTCGCGGGCGAGTACCACGGCACCAGCAGCCGGCCCAGCAACTGGATGCGCACCCAGCTCTACATGATGAGCTGGTTCGAGCGCTACGGCGCCAGGAAGGAGGACGGCGCCGCACCCGCGCGGACCACGGCGTCGCAGCCGTAG
- a CDS encoding DUF1499 domain-containing protein: MPAFRTPGPAAGPDRAPPQRRDPVGPFRRGLSRAWTDPDSPDPRLTGREYAVPFVRVWTAALETAAQGQRWTVLASDPRRGEIHAEARPRLQRFAGDVWVRVSLDEDGQTRVDVASQSRREGADFGANARRIARFLHALDRRLGDGAPG, encoded by the coding sequence TTGCCCGCCTTTCGAACTCCCGGGCCGGCCGCCGGCCCGGACCGCGCTCCCCCGCAGCGCCGCGACCCCGTGGGCCCCTTCCGCAGAGGCCTCAGCCGGGCCTGGACCGACCCCGACTCGCCCGACCCGCGGCTCACGGGGCGCGAGTACGCCGTCCCCTTCGTACGGGTGTGGACCGCAGCGCTGGAGACCGCGGCCCAGGGGCAGCGCTGGACGGTGCTGGCCAGCGACCCCCGCCGCGGCGAGATCCACGCCGAGGCGCGCCCGCGCCTGCAGCGCTTCGCCGGCGACGTGTGGGTGCGCGTCTCGCTCGACGAGGACGGCCAGACCCGCGTGGACGTCGCCTCGCAGTCGCGCCGCGAGGGCGCCGACTTCGGGGCCAACGCCCGCCGGATTGCCCGGTTCTTGCACGCGCTCGACCGCCGCCTCGGCGACGGGGCGCCGGGCTAA
- a CDS encoding ROK family protein, producing MTPGTAEKRWIVGVDLGGTNVVVGLLPIQGGDVLGFRTHPTEAHRGAKSVVDRMVHMVEEAIAEVTAEAGTTRGAIAGVGIGSPGPLDRKTGTVINTPNLGWRNFPLRDLIANAVKLPCTLDNDANCATYGEWWLGAGRGTQTLVGLTLGTGIGGGIVLNGEIYHGCSDVAGEIGHMTIDSNGRRCKCGNYGCLEQYASGPAIAVRAVEGLEAGAESMLTEMVNGKVEDITAATVYEATVLGDPYATEVMKDTAKFLGAGIASIINILNPEMVVIAGGVTRAGDHLFGPLRAEVRRRAFRSAQECCRIVSGELPGTAGVVGAAAVFKMENYGHV from the coding sequence ATGACCCCGGGAACGGCCGAGAAGCGGTGGATCGTGGGCGTGGACCTCGGCGGCACCAACGTGGTGGTGGGGCTGCTGCCGATCCAGGGCGGCGACGTGCTCGGCTTCCGCACCCACCCCACCGAGGCCCACCGCGGCGCCAAGTCGGTGGTCGACCGCATGGTCCACATGGTGGAGGAGGCGATCGCCGAGGTCACCGCCGAGGCGGGGACCACGCGCGGCGCCATCGCCGGGGTGGGGATCGGCAGCCCGGGGCCGCTGGACCGCAAGACGGGGACGGTGATCAACACCCCCAACCTGGGGTGGCGGAACTTCCCGCTGCGCGACCTGATCGCCAACGCGGTGAAGCTCCCCTGCACCTTGGACAACGACGCCAACTGCGCCACCTACGGCGAGTGGTGGCTGGGCGCCGGGCGGGGGACGCAGACGCTGGTGGGGCTCACGCTGGGGACGGGGATCGGCGGCGGGATCGTGCTGAACGGCGAGATCTACCACGGCTGCAGCGACGTGGCGGGCGAGATCGGGCACATGACCATCGACAGCAACGGGCGGCGCTGCAAGTGCGGCAACTACGGGTGCCTGGAGCAGTACGCCAGCGGCCCGGCCATCGCCGTGCGGGCCGTGGAGGGGCTGGAGGCGGGCGCCGAGTCGATGCTGACCGAGATGGTGAACGGGAAGGTGGAGGACATCACCGCCGCCACCGTCTACGAGGCCACCGTGCTGGGCGACCCCTACGCCACCGAGGTGATGAAGGACACCGCCAAGTTCCTGGGGGCGGGGATCGCCAGCATCATCAACATCCTGAACCCCGAGATGGTGGTGATCGCGGGCGGCGTCACCCGCGCGGGCGACCACCTCTTCGGGCCCCTGCGCGCCGAGGTGCGCCGGCGCGCCTTCCGCTCCGCCCAGGAGTGCTGCCGCATCGTCTCGGGCGAGCTGCCGGGGACGGCGGGGGTGGTGGGCGCGGCGGCGGTGTTCAAGATGGAGAACTACGGGCACGTGTGA
- a CDS encoding FkbM family methyltransferase translates to MRLPIIAGPLRGRWWLPASRGKVLRILNGTYEREQTRLFQEWIRPGDTVLDVGAHVGYYTLLASVLAGDAGTVWAFEPNPKNFSFLERHARINGRRNVRAERAAVSDAEGTARFDFGTGSGTGHLAEGGALEVRTVRLDDFCRRHGLRPAAVKIDVEGAEGAVLEGARETLAAARPVVFLSTHGPGVHRYCLDLLRETGYGFRPIVGDDVERATEVLCLADGAAAR, encoded by the coding sequence TTGCGGCTTCCGATCATCGCGGGCCCGCTGCGGGGGCGCTGGTGGCTGCCGGCGAGCCGCGGCAAGGTCCTGCGCATCCTGAACGGCACCTACGAGCGCGAGCAGACCCGCCTCTTCCAGGAGTGGATCCGCCCCGGCGACACCGTGCTCGACGTGGGCGCGCACGTGGGCTACTACACGCTCCTGGCCTCCGTCCTGGCCGGCGACGCGGGGACGGTGTGGGCCTTCGAGCCGAACCCGAAGAACTTCTCGTTCCTGGAGCGGCACGCGCGGATCAACGGGCGACGGAACGTCCGCGCGGAGCGGGCCGCCGTCTCCGACGCGGAGGGAACCGCGCGCTTCGACTTCGGCACGGGGAGCGGGACGGGGCACCTGGCCGAGGGCGGCGCGCTGGAGGTGCGCACGGTGCGCCTCGACGACTTCTGCCGCCGGCACGGCCTCCGCCCCGCGGCGGTCAAGATCGACGTCGAGGGCGCCGAGGGCGCGGTGCTGGAGGGGGCGCGCGAGACGCTCGCGGCGGCGCGGCCGGTCGTCTTCCTCTCCACCCACGGCCCCGGAGTGCACCGGTACTGCCTGGACCTGCTGCGGGAGACGGGGTACGGCTTCCGGCCGATCGTGGGGGACGACGTGGAGCGCGCCACCGAGGTCCTCTGCCTCGCGGACGGCGCGGCGGCGCGGTGA
- a CDS encoding Ig-like domain-containing protein: protein MTLRRRLLATVFFAALAACSGDSPTAPRPARLEKVGGDGQTGAPAGALLDSLAVRVVSAGGRAVPGVTVTWSVAEGGGALGAPAAVTDSAGVAKAGWTLGAPGRNAATASVAGVPPATFTATAVPVASVTVSPAAPSLGKGDALQLAAVPRDSAGNPLAGRPVRWSSSDPGTAAVSEAGVVTGVALGTATITAASEERSGSVVVTVTAEDRAAPRLTGLSLAPAAVDVTSAAASVEVLVSAADGGTGVESIFVIFQGSAPGTGTGCSDSPSGTAVLVGGSPASGVWRCTAAVPRGAVPGTWTINDVILIDRAGNQGHSGTADLRAAGLPFSFSVANTAPPARPALTAVAITPDAVDVSTSAASVEVVLSANAGAGVREVNAALAATRGEPPGGQSAGCSALAPASGTQTAGTWRCTLSIPRSAAAGTWNLWVTIRDQAGNSVLYDPPALAAAGLPGTLRVVSASEDVTAPVLTSLSVSPTRVSLGDLGSTVEFSFTAADAGTGVRVGGANLRQPDNQGGRGCSADPAGGAPQQSAVFRCSILLPPSSVEGTWTVQMVFFDALGNSRAYTAAELRAAGFPAEVVVTR from the coding sequence ATGACGCTCCGACGCCGTCTCCTCGCCACGGTCTTCTTTGCCGCGCTCGCCGCCTGCTCGGGCGACTCCCCCACGGCGCCGCGGCCCGCCCGCCTGGAGAAGGTGGGCGGAGACGGGCAGACCGGCGCACCAGCCGGGGCGCTCCTCGACTCGCTGGCGGTGAGGGTCGTCTCGGCCGGGGGGCGGGCGGTGCCGGGGGTGACGGTGACGTGGAGCGTGGCGGAGGGAGGCGGCGCCCTCGGCGCGCCGGCCGCGGTCACGGACTCGGCCGGGGTCGCGAAGGCGGGGTGGACGCTGGGCGCGCCGGGGCGGAACGCGGCGACCGCCAGCGTGGCCGGGGTGCCTCCGGCCACCTTCACCGCCACCGCGGTCCCGGTGGCCTCGGTCACCGTCTCGCCGGCCGCGCCCAGCCTGGGGAAGGGCGACGCGCTGCAGCTCGCCGCCGTCCCGCGCGACAGCGCGGGGAACCCCCTCGCGGGGCGCCCGGTGCGCTGGTCGTCGTCCGACCCCGGCACGGCCGCGGTGAGCGAGGCGGGGGTGGTCACCGGCGTCGCGCTCGGCACGGCCACCATCACGGCGGCCAGCGAGGAGCGCAGCGGCTCGGTGGTGGTGACGGTGACGGCGGAGGACCGGGCGGCGCCGAGGCTGACGGGCCTGTCGCTGGCGCCGGCGGCGGTCGACGTGACCTCGGCGGCCGCCAGCGTGGAGGTCCTGGTGTCGGCCGCCGACGGCGGCACCGGGGTGGAGTCGATCTTCGTGATCTTCCAGGGCTCCGCGCCGGGGACGGGGACCGGCTGCAGCGACTCGCCGTCGGGGACCGCCGTGCTGGTCGGCGGGTCGCCGGCGAGCGGGGTGTGGAGGTGCACGGCCGCCGTCCCGCGCGGGGCCGTCCCGGGGACCTGGACCATCAACGACGTGATCCTGATCGACCGGGCCGGCAACCAGGGACACTCGGGGACGGCGGACCTGCGGGCCGCGGGGCTCCCCTTCTCCTTCTCCGTGGCCAACACCGCGCCGCCGGCCCGCCCCGCGCTGACGGCGGTGGCGATCACCCCGGATGCGGTGGACGTGAGCACCTCCGCCGCGTCCGTGGAGGTGGTGCTCTCCGCGAACGCAGGCGCCGGGGTGAGGGAGGTGAACGCCGCCCTGGCGGCCACCCGCGGGGAGCCGCCCGGCGGACAGTCGGCCGGGTGCTCCGCGCTCGCGCCCGCCAGCGGCACGCAGACGGCGGGGACGTGGAGGTGCACGCTGAGCATCCCCCGGTCCGCCGCGGCGGGGACGTGGAACCTGTGGGTGACGATCAGGGACCAGGCGGGGAACAGCGTCCTCTACGACCCGCCCGCCCTGGCCGCCGCGGGCCTGCCCGGCACGCTGCGGGTGGTGAGCGCCAGCGAGGACGTGACGGCGCCCGTCCTCACCTCGCTCTCCGTGAGCCCCACCCGGGTGAGCCTGGGCGACCTGGGGAGCACGGTGGAGTTCAGCTTCACGGCGGCCGACGCGGGAACCGGGGTCAGGGTCGGGGGCGCGAACCTCCGCCAGCCGGACAACCAGGGAGGGCGGGGGTGCAGCGCCGACCCGGCGGGGGGCGCCCCCCAGCAGTCGGCCGTCTTCCGCTGTTCCATCCTGCTCCCCCCCTCGTCGGTGGAGGGGACCTGGACGGTGCAGATGGTGTTCTTCGACGCCCTCGGCAACAGCCGGGCGTACACCGCGGCGGAACTCAGGGCGGCCGGCTTCCCCGCCGAGGTCGTCGTCACCCGCTGA
- a CDS encoding carbohydrate kinase family protein, with product MPKRVGILGTFVWDTIWTLEDQAAGRPFESWGGVAYSLAAGAAALPRGWEIVPIAKVGADLFGEAHRYLDTLEGVGPRAGLVRVAQANNRVELRYLDAERRGERLTGAVPGWTWEELAPVLEGLDALYLNYFSGWETDLETARRIAREFRGPVYADLHSLFLGPPGEGPREPRPLPDWEEWLACFDVVQLNEDERRLLGASTDPRSVPAELLRHGPDAVLVTLGPAGAVYAARPYADSRPGLRGGPRLEDGGGRVLARRVDGGDPTGCGDAWGAAVFAGLLGGLSLEHAVTRATALAAAKMGHRGATGLYRHLRRTADAWARSPIDAPP from the coding sequence TTGCCCAAGCGCGTCGGCATTCTCGGCACCTTCGTCTGGGACACCATCTGGACCCTGGAAGACCAGGCGGCGGGGCGGCCGTTCGAGAGCTGGGGCGGGGTGGCGTACTCGCTGGCGGCCGGCGCGGCGGCGCTCCCGCGCGGGTGGGAGATCGTCCCCATCGCGAAGGTCGGCGCCGACCTCTTCGGCGAGGCGCACCGCTACCTCGACACCCTCGAAGGCGTCGGCCCGCGCGCGGGGCTCGTCCGCGTCGCCCAGGCGAACAACCGCGTGGAGCTGCGCTACCTGGACGCGGAGCGGCGCGGCGAGCGGCTCACCGGCGCCGTCCCCGGGTGGACGTGGGAGGAGCTGGCGCCCGTGCTCGAGGGGCTCGACGCGCTCTACCTCAACTACTTCTCCGGCTGGGAGACGGACCTGGAGACGGCCCGGCGCATCGCGAGGGAGTTCCGCGGCCCCGTCTACGCCGACCTGCACTCGCTCTTCCTGGGGCCTCCCGGCGAGGGGCCGCGCGAGCCCCGCCCGCTCCCCGACTGGGAGGAGTGGCTCGCCTGCTTTGACGTGGTGCAGCTCAACGAGGACGAGCGGCGCCTGCTGGGCGCCTCCACCGACCCGCGCTCCGTCCCCGCCGAGCTGCTCCGGCACGGCCCCGACGCCGTGCTGGTGACGCTGGGCCCCGCCGGCGCCGTCTACGCGGCCCGCCCGTACGCCGACTCGCGCCCCGGGCTGCGCGGCGGCCCGCGGCTGGAGGACGGCGGCGGGCGCGTCCTGGCGCGCCGGGTCGACGGCGGCGACCCCACCGGGTGCGGCGACGCCTGGGGCGCCGCCGTTTTCGCCGGGCTCCTGGGCGGGCTGTCGCTGGAGCACGCCGTCACCCGCGCCACCGCTCTGGCCGCCGCGAAGATGGGCCACCGCGGCGCCACCGGCCTCTACCGCCACCTCCGCCGCACCGCCGACGCCTGGGCCCGCTCCCCGATCGACGCCCCGCCCTGA
- the lepA gene encoding translation elongation factor 4 yields MRIEHIRNFCIVAHIDHGKSTLADRLLESTRTLQSREMKDQVLDSMDIERERGITIKLNAVRMQYAARDGREYELNLIDTPGHVDFTYEVSRSLAACEGAILVVDASQGVQAQTLSNLFLAMDAGLEIIPVLNKIDLPGAEPERRREELVDLLGIDPDEVILASAKAGVGIDDILEAVVARVPPPQGDPAAPPRALIFDSYYDKYVGAVPSIRVVDGVFRPGMRIAFGSNDSVYPVDEVGYLQLGRYPLPELRPGEVGYLIAGIKRVSDTRSGDTILDAENRATELLPGYQEVKPMVFAGIYPTDTEQYEELRDALAKLQLNDASLSYEPETSTALGFGFRCGFLGLLHLEIIRERLEREFDLDLITTVPNVKYRVVMTDGSERWIESPSGLPDPTKIDRIEEPYVRARIMTPAEYIGAVQKLCHERRGDFKGMTYPDPQRVELTYDLPLAEIVLDYYDRLKSATRGYASLDYEFADYRQNPLIKLDMMINGDPVDAFSVIIHRDKAYEYGRNVAEKLRELIPRQMFEVAIQAAIGNKIIARESIKAMRKNVTAKCYGGDITRKRKLLEKQKEGKKRMKQVGTVEIPQEAFLAVLQVGD; encoded by the coding sequence TTGCGCATAGAGCACATCCGTAACTTCTGCATCGTCGCCCACATCGACCACGGGAAGAGCACCCTGGCGGACCGGCTGCTGGAATCCACCCGCACCCTCCAGAGCCGCGAGATGAAGGACCAGGTGCTCGACTCGATGGACATCGAGCGCGAGCGGGGGATCACCATCAAGCTGAACGCCGTGCGGATGCAGTACGCCGCGCGCGACGGCCGGGAGTACGAGCTGAACCTGATCGACACCCCCGGGCACGTCGACTTCACCTACGAGGTCTCGCGCTCGCTGGCCGCGTGCGAGGGCGCCATCCTGGTCGTCGACGCCAGCCAGGGGGTGCAGGCGCAGACGCTCTCCAACCTGTTCCTGGCCATGGACGCGGGGCTGGAGATCATCCCCGTGCTCAACAAGATCGACCTCCCCGGCGCCGAGCCCGAGAGGCGCCGCGAGGAGCTGGTGGACCTGCTGGGGATCGACCCCGACGAGGTGATCCTGGCCTCGGCCAAGGCTGGCGTCGGGATCGACGACATCCTGGAGGCGGTGGTCGCGCGCGTGCCGCCGCCGCAGGGAGATCCGGCCGCGCCGCCCAGGGCGCTCATCTTCGACAGCTACTACGACAAGTACGTGGGCGCCGTCCCCAGCATCCGCGTGGTGGACGGCGTGTTCCGGCCGGGGATGCGCATCGCCTTCGGCTCCAACGACTCGGTGTACCCGGTGGACGAGGTGGGCTACCTGCAGCTCGGCCGCTACCCGCTCCCCGAGCTGCGCCCCGGGGAGGTGGGGTACCTGATCGCCGGGATCAAGCGCGTCTCCGACACCCGCTCGGGCGACACCATCCTGGACGCCGAGAACCGCGCCACCGAGCTGCTGCCCGGCTACCAGGAAGTCAAGCCGATGGTGTTCGCGGGGATCTACCCCACCGACACCGAGCAGTACGAGGAGCTGCGCGACGCGCTGGCCAAGCTGCAGCTCAACGACGCCTCGCTCTCGTACGAGCCGGAGACCTCCACCGCGCTCGGCTTCGGCTTCCGCTGCGGCTTCCTGGGTCTCTTGCACCTGGAGATCATCCGCGAGCGGCTGGAGCGGGAGTTCGACCTGGACCTGATCACCACCGTCCCCAACGTGAAGTACCGGGTGGTGATGACCGACGGGAGCGAGCGCTGGATCGAGAGCCCCAGCGGGCTGCCGGACCCCACCAAGATCGACCGTATCGAGGAGCCGTACGTGCGGGCGCGCATCATGACGCCCGCCGAGTACATCGGCGCCGTCCAGAAGCTCTGCCACGAGCGCCGCGGCGACTTCAAGGGGATGACGTACCCCGACCCCCAGCGGGTGGAGCTCACCTACGACCTGCCGCTGGCCGAGATCGTCCTGGACTACTACGACCGCCTGAAGTCGGCCACGCGCGGCTACGCGAGCCTCGACTACGAGTTCGCCGACTACCGCCAGAACCCGCTGATCAAGCTGGACATGATGATCAACGGGGACCCGGTGGACGCCTTCAGCGTGATCATCCACCGCGACAAGGCGTACGAGTACGGGCGCAACGTGGCCGAGAAGCTGCGCGAGCTGATCCCGAGGCAGATGTTCGAGGTGGCGATCCAGGCGGCGATCGGCAACAAGATCATCGCCCGCGAATCGATCAAGGCCATGCGGAAGAACGTGACCGCCAAGTGCTACGGCGGCGACATCACCCGCAAGCGCAAGCTCCTGGAGAAGCAGAAGGAAGGAAAGAAGCGGATGAAGCAGGTGGGCACCGTGGAGATCCCCCAGGAGGCGTTCCTGGCCGTGCTGCAGGTGGGAGACTGA
- a CDS encoding glycosyltransferase translates to MRISVVVSTYEKPAFLERVLWGYAVQSDRDFELVVADDGSGPETAELIRRMRREAGLELLHVWHEDRGFRKSEILNRAIVAAAGDYLVFTDGDCIPRRDLVHVHRKLARPGRYLAGGYLKLPQIVSERIGVDDVVSGRVADLGWLRAQGWRPGRRALRLVRSRPLAAFFDRLTPTAAHFHGNNASTWREALLAVNGFEGEMGYGGLDRALGYRLENAGVKGVQVRHRAVALHLHHDRPYRRPEVVARNREILAAIRREGLVRARRGIAELGPDPTLRVEGETVRQENA, encoded by the coding sequence ATGCGGATCTCCGTGGTGGTCTCCACCTACGAGAAGCCGGCCTTCCTGGAGCGCGTGCTCTGGGGCTACGCCGTGCAGAGCGACCGCGACTTCGAGCTGGTGGTGGCCGACGACGGCTCTGGGCCCGAGACGGCCGAGCTGATCCGGCGGATGCGGCGCGAGGCGGGGCTCGAGCTGCTGCACGTCTGGCACGAGGACCGGGGCTTCCGCAAGAGCGAGATCCTGAACCGCGCCATCGTGGCCGCCGCGGGCGACTACCTGGTGTTCACCGACGGCGACTGCATCCCCCGGCGCGACCTGGTGCACGTGCACCGGAAGCTCGCGCGCCCCGGGCGCTACCTCGCCGGGGGTTACCTCAAGCTTCCGCAGATCGTCAGCGAGCGGATCGGGGTGGACGACGTGGTGTCGGGGCGGGTGGCGGACCTGGGGTGGCTGCGCGCGCAGGGGTGGCGCCCCGGGCGGCGCGCGCTCCGGCTGGTGCGCTCGCGGCCGCTGGCGGCCTTCTTCGACCGGCTGACGCCCACGGCGGCGCACTTCCACGGAAACAACGCGTCCACCTGGCGCGAGGCGCTCCTGGCCGTCAACGGCTTCGAGGGGGAGATGGGGTACGGCGGGCTGGACCGGGCGCTGGGCTACCGGCTGGAGAACGCGGGGGTGAAGGGCGTCCAGGTGCGCCACCGCGCCGTCGCCCTGCACCTGCACCACGACCGCCCCTACCGCCGCCCCGAGGTGGTGGCCCGGAACCGCGAGATCCTGGCCGCCATCCGCCGCGAGGGGCTGGTGCGCGCCCGCCGCGGCATCGCCGAGCTGGGGCCCGACCCCACGCTCCGCGTCGAGGGAGAGACCGTACGACAGGAGAACGCATGA
- a CDS encoding transposase, whose amino-acid sequence MDLPVRKHTRVRGYDYSQPGMYYVTICTHDRALLFGEVHENGVRLSDAGEIARLCWDEIPTHYPGVVIDAFVVMPNHVHGILDLTQRSAGSGQGGRMPALGSIVGSFKSAVSSRVNTLRNTPGTTIWQRGFHDRVIRTDEELFKVRKYIAENPLAWHLDRENPNTWR is encoded by the coding sequence ATGGATCTGCCGGTACGCAAGCACACGCGGGTACGGGGGTACGATTACTCTCAGCCGGGGATGTACTACGTCACGATCTGTACGCACGACCGGGCGCTGCTGTTCGGAGAGGTGCATGAGAATGGAGTCCGTCTTTCCGATGCAGGTGAAATTGCCCGTTTATGCTGGGATGAGATCCCTACGCACTACCCCGGTGTGGTGATCGATGCATTCGTCGTCATGCCGAACCATGTGCACGGTATTCTCGACCTCACGCAGCGCTCGGCAGGCTCAGGGCAAGGTGGTCGTATGCCTGCGCTTGGTTCCATTGTCGGTTCGTTCAAGTCCGCGGTGTCGTCACGCGTCAACACGCTCCGGAACACCCCGGGCACTACGATCTGGCAGCGGGGATTCCATGACCGGGTGATCCGCACGGACGAAGAACTCTTCAAGGTGCGGAAGTACATCGCCGAGAACCCGCTGGCGTGGCACCTGGACCGCGAGAACCCGAACACCTGGCGATAA